One Coriobacteriia bacterium DNA window includes the following coding sequences:
- a CDS encoding hydrogenase maturation nickel metallochaperone HypA, with protein sequence MHEMGITRGILEAAFEAAEERGATRIAEIRIRVGELTEIVEFALQFAFESLTPGTLAEGAKLAVEHVGARSRCGRCGTEFDHGRFDALCPECGNPFNEPVAGRELLITSIDIETPEGLADALEDPGPAAGAVAAGEE encoded by the coding sequence GTGCACGAGATGGGGATCACGCGGGGGATACTCGAGGCCGCCTTCGAGGCCGCCGAGGAGCGGGGCGCGACGCGGATCGCGGAGATCAGGATCCGGGTGGGTGAGCTCACCGAGATCGTCGAGTTCGCGCTGCAGTTCGCCTTCGAGTCCCTGACGCCCGGCACCCTGGCCGAGGGCGCGAAGCTCGCGGTGGAGCACGTCGGCGCGCGGTCGAGGTGCGGCCGGTGCGGTACCGAGTTCGATCACGGACGCTTCGACGCGCTGTGCCCCGAGTGCGGCAACCCCTTCAACGAGCCTGTCGCGGGGCGTGAGCTGCTGATCACGAGCATCGACATCGAGACTCCCGAGGGGCTCGCCGACGCGCTCGAGGATCCCGGGCCGGCCGCCGGGGCGGTGGCGGCGGGGGAGGAGTGA
- a CDS encoding tetratricopeptide repeat protein, with product MAIDKKRTAPWVKAVIVLVALAFAAGPAIAALGLRTGGGSTAAGGDAYARIAGQFAPQADANEARLASEATSYTVLVDQGNLYFDWALEVQRDQQLASGGADRPIWLAATHYYERALAERPGDPAVGTDLAISYFYARRVADAIQTVEKVVEEQPDFAAARFNAGIFYREVGRTADAVSALQKYLELDPNGKSGDPQRAGQWLSELGASRPATGTR from the coding sequence ATGGCGATCGACAAGAAACGCACCGCGCCGTGGGTGAAGGCGGTCATCGTGCTGGTCGCTCTGGCCTTCGCCGCCGGGCCGGCCATCGCTGCGCTCGGTCTTCGGACCGGCGGGGGCTCGACAGCCGCCGGCGGCGACGCGTACGCGCGGATCGCAGGGCAGTTCGCTCCCCAGGCCGACGCCAACGAGGCGAGGCTGGCGAGCGAGGCCACCAGCTACACGGTGCTGGTGGACCAGGGCAACCTCTACTTCGACTGGGCTCTGGAGGTCCAGCGCGACCAGCAGCTCGCCTCCGGCGGCGCCGACCGGCCGATCTGGCTGGCGGCCACGCACTACTACGAGCGTGCGCTCGCGGAGAGGCCCGGTGATCCCGCTGTGGGGACCGACCTGGCGATCTCGTACTTCTATGCCAGGCGCGTCGCCGACGCGATCCAGACCGTCGAGAAGGTCGTGGAGGAGCAGCCGGACTTCGCGGCCGCCCGTTTCAACGCCGGTATCTTCTACCGGGAGGTGGGACGCACCGCCGACGCCGTCTCGGCGCTGCAGAAGTACCTCGAGCTCGACCCGAACGGGAAGTCGGGGGACCCGCAGCGAGCCGGTCAGTGGCTGAGCGAGCTCGGGGCGAGCCGGCCGGCGACCGGCACCCGGTAG
- a CDS encoding STAS domain-containing protein: protein MELDIKVEREGDMCVMSLDGEVDVYTAPALKQRIVDAVEDGCVNILVDMEKVGFIDSSGLGVLVSGLRRVKERSGVIRLVCTKENILKIFRITGLDKVFPIFASQDDAKQF, encoded by the coding sequence ATGGAACTCGACATCAAGGTGGAGCGCGAAGGCGACATGTGCGTCATGTCCCTCGACGGAGAGGTCGACGTGTACACCGCTCCGGCACTGAAGCAGCGGATCGTGGATGCCGTCGAGGACGGGTGCGTCAACATCCTGGTGGACATGGAGAAGGTCGGCTTCATCGACAGTTCCGGCCTGGGGGTGCTGGTCAGCGGCCTTCGTCGCGTCAAGGAGCGGTCCGGCGTGATCCGGCTGGTGTGCACGAAGGAGAACATCCTGAAGATCTTCCGCATCACCGGTCTGGACAAGGTCTTCCCGATATTCGCCTCCCAGGACGACGCGAAGCAGTTCTGA
- a CDS encoding amidohydrolase family protein, which translates to MLLTARYVLPISSPHIENGAVLVRDGSIVEAGERAQLTAAHPGEEVRDYGLAVLLPGFVDLHTHLEFAVMRGLVNDLPYSGWKLSLLDKEQLLEPADWDQSARLGALEALQSGITTIADITETGASARAVAESGLRAVVYCEVSTMKKSLIPEVLAGAEEMMAAWGEEAGPLAAIGIAPHAPYSCHPELYRRTAALAAERGLRVSTHLAGSRDEYDFVKYGSSRLAVDYSDRFDRPDVAWFPTGVSPVKYLLQWGFFDVPGILAVHCVQVDDADIEVLAGRDVRVAHCPRCNAKLAMGIAPLRRMLDRGLIVGIGTDSPASNNTMDVFDEMRIGLLLQRATRPHDSFFEAERFVRMATIEGAKALGIDDLVGTLEPGKRADVVAVELSSSHQVPTRDPYGALVHTSNQENVLMTMVDGEVRYEGERWATMDAEEILRRAEPIRMKLRG; encoded by the coding sequence ATGCTCCTCACAGCGCGCTACGTCCTTCCGATCAGCTCGCCGCACATCGAGAACGGTGCCGTGCTCGTGCGCGACGGCTCGATCGTCGAGGCGGGAGAGCGCGCGCAGCTGACCGCGGCGCACCCCGGCGAGGAAGTGCGCGACTACGGGCTGGCCGTGCTGCTGCCCGGGTTCGTCGACCTGCATACCCACCTCGAGTTCGCGGTGATGCGCGGGCTCGTCAACGACCTGCCCTACAGCGGGTGGAAGCTCAGCCTGCTGGACAAGGAGCAGCTGCTCGAGCCCGCGGACTGGGACCAGTCCGCACGTCTGGGCGCCTTGGAGGCGCTCCAGTCGGGCATCACGACCATCGCCGACATCACCGAGACGGGCGCCTCGGCGCGTGCGGTTGCGGAGAGCGGCCTCCGGGCGGTGGTGTACTGCGAGGTCTCCACGATGAAGAAGTCGCTCATCCCCGAGGTGCTCGCCGGTGCCGAGGAGATGATGGCCGCCTGGGGCGAGGAGGCCGGCCCGCTCGCCGCCATCGGGATCGCCCCTCACGCGCCGTACAGCTGCCATCCGGAGCTCTACCGGCGGACGGCCGCGCTCGCCGCCGAGCGGGGGTTGCGCGTCTCGACGCACCTTGCCGGCTCGCGCGACGAGTACGACTTCGTGAAGTACGGCAGCTCACGGCTCGCCGTGGACTACTCGGACCGCTTCGACCGGCCCGACGTCGCCTGGTTCCCCACCGGGGTGAGCCCCGTGAAGTACCTGCTCCAGTGGGGCTTCTTCGACGTGCCCGGCATCCTGGCCGTTCACTGCGTGCAGGTGGACGACGCCGACATCGAGGTGCTGGCGGGCCGCGACGTCAGAGTCGCCCACTGCCCGCGCTGCAACGCCAAGCTCGCCATGGGGATCGCGCCCCTGCGGCGGATGCTCGACCGGGGCCTCATCGTCGGCATCGGCACCGACTCGCCCGCATCCAACAACACGATGGACGTCTTCGACGAGATGCGCATCGGCTTGCTGCTCCAGCGCGCGACGCGCCCGCACGACTCGTTCTTCGAGGCCGAGCGGTTCGTGAGGATGGCCACGATAGAGGGCGCGAAGGCGCTGGGCATCGACGACCTCGTCGGCACCCTGGAGCCCGGCAAGCGCGCGGACGTGGTCGCCGTGGAGCTCTCCAGCAGCCACCAGGTGCCCACCCGAGACCCCTACGGCGCCCTGGTCCACACCTCCAACCAGGAGAACGTGCTGATGACGATGGTCGACGGCGAGGTGCGCTACGAGGGCGAGCGGTGGGCGACCATGGACGCCGAGGAGATCCTGCGCCGCGCAGAGCCCATCCGCATGAAGTTGCGCGGCTGA
- the tatC gene encoding twin-arginine translocase subunit TatC — translation MPVAPKRLPFFEHLAELRRRIVIIAVAVTVASSVLYIWAWEMLGFLLKPVLPYIGGGIVDGQLVLPGPFDPFTFRFKVALYAALVITSPVIIWQILAFFLPALKPKEQRYFIPTFFAAVVLFLAGNVFCYQVILGTAIEWMVGQVGGPVTILPDAAKYLSGVTLLMLGFGLAFEIPIVIFYLVAFNIVPYRKMRKNWRTAYVILMVVASIATPDWSPVTMGLLFVALLGLYEVSLGLARLLLVKRIAAQRAAEDEV, via the coding sequence ATGCCAGTCGCACCCAAGCGCCTCCCGTTCTTCGAGCACCTCGCCGAGCTGAGACGGCGCATCGTCATCATCGCCGTCGCCGTGACCGTCGCGTCCTCGGTGCTCTACATCTGGGCCTGGGAGATGCTCGGGTTCCTGCTCAAGCCGGTGCTGCCCTACATCGGGGGCGGCATCGTGGACGGGCAGCTCGTCCTGCCCGGCCCGTTCGACCCGTTCACGTTCCGGTTCAAGGTCGCGCTCTACGCGGCCCTCGTCATCACGAGCCCGGTGATCATCTGGCAGATCCTGGCGTTCTTCCTGCCGGCGCTCAAACCGAAGGAACAGCGCTACTTCATCCCGACGTTCTTCGCGGCGGTCGTGCTCTTCCTGGCCGGCAACGTCTTCTGCTACCAGGTGATCCTCGGCACGGCCATCGAGTGGATGGTCGGACAGGTGGGCGGGCCGGTCACGATCCTGCCCGACGCGGCGAAGTACCTCTCCGGCGTGACGTTGCTGATGCTGGGGTTCGGCCTGGCCTTCGAGATACCGATCGTCATCTTCTACCTGGTGGCCTTCAACATCGTGCCGTACCGCAAGATGCGGAAGAACTGGCGGACCGCGTACGTGATCCTGATGGTCGTGGCCTCGATCGCGACGCCGGACTGGTCGCCGGTGACGATGGGCCTGCTCTTCGTGGCGTTGCTCGGGCTGTACGAGGTCTCGCTCGGGCTCGCCCGACTCCTGCTCGTCAAGCGCATCGCCGCGCAGCGGGCGGCCGAGGACGAGGTCTAG
- the ubiE gene encoding bifunctional demethylmenaquinone methyltransferase/2-methoxy-6-polyprenyl-1,4-benzoquinol methylase UbiE, producing MPRGSGEGRPAAGQPTAERVHGIFSGLARRYDLFNIVSSFGLDRRWRRKLVRVARISPGDRVLDLCAGTGDVALAVARRSRAAEVVATDFVEEMLAVARRKAEAYRGSAKLGFSLADAQNLPFEDDSFDVATVAFGIRNLPDRAANFREVRRVLRPGGRYVVLEFSRPPRRPFRALYHFYLGRVVPLVGAVLAGDRGSFVYLNESIRAFPYQEALAAELRSAGFRDVEWANLTGGIVALHVATK from the coding sequence ATGCCGCGCGGCTCCGGTGAGGGCCGGCCCGCCGCCGGGCAGCCGACCGCCGAGCGCGTGCACGGCATCTTCTCCGGGCTGGCGCGCCGGTACGACCTGTTCAACATCGTCTCCAGCTTCGGGCTCGACCGCAGGTGGCGCCGCAAGCTGGTGCGCGTCGCGCGCATCTCCCCCGGCGACCGGGTGCTGGACCTGTGCGCGGGCACGGGCGACGTCGCGCTCGCGGTCGCCAGGCGATCGCGCGCGGCGGAGGTCGTCGCGACCGATTTCGTCGAGGAGATGCTGGCGGTCGCGCGGCGAAAGGCCGAGGCGTATCGCGGCTCGGCCAAGCTGGGCTTCTCGCTGGCGGACGCCCAGAACCTCCCGTTCGAGGACGACTCCTTCGACGTGGCCACCGTGGCCTTCGGCATCCGCAACCTTCCCGACCGGGCCGCGAACTTCCGCGAGGTGCGCCGCGTGCTGCGCCCCGGGGGGCGCTACGTCGTGCTCGAGTTCTCCCGGCCTCCCCGCCGCCCGTTCCGGGCGTTGTACCACTTCTACCTCGGGAGGGTGGTGCCGCTGGTCGGCGCGGTGCTCGCGGGCGACCGCGGCTCCTTCGTCTACCTCAACGAGTCGATCAGGGCCTTCCCCTATCAGGAGGCCCTGGCCGCCGAGCTGCGGTCCGCGGGCTTCCGCGACGTCGAGTGGGCGAATCTCACCGGCGGCATCGTGGCGCTGCACGTGGCGACGAAGTAG
- a CDS encoding STAS domain-containing protein, protein MSLTIDLEQSEPYWVLTLTGDLDYGECAAFRMNIDRILKSSPPATIVDLSRLDYLDSSGLGLLLSLSKEYGAQGGRLVLVTNETVDNILSLTRLNGIFSTASTLEEAKTAVGEGVGS, encoded by the coding sequence ATGTCGCTTACAATCGACCTTGAGCAGAGCGAGCCCTACTGGGTGCTGACGCTCACGGGGGACCTGGACTACGGCGAGTGCGCGGCCTTCAGGATGAACATCGACAGGATCCTGAAGTCGTCGCCGCCCGCCACGATCGTGGACCTCTCTCGCCTCGACTACCTCGACAGCTCCGGACTGGGATTGCTGTTGAGCCTATCCAAGGAGTACGGCGCGCAAGGCGGGCGCCTCGTGCTGGTCACCAACGAGACGGTGGACAACATACTGTCGCTCACGCGCCTGAACGGCATATTCTCGACGGCTTCGACGCTGGAAGAGGCCAAGACGGCCGTCGGGGAGGGTGTCGGCTCCTAG
- a CDS encoding twin-arginine translocase TatA/TatE family subunit has translation MFGISGFELMIILAFALLIFGPDKLPQMGRTIGRFMAEFKRMQSSMEQQIRAEIYKSGLPMDGDFTAAEAPKSSAASAAATDDEEEEEEEE, from the coding sequence ATGTTCGGAATCAGCGGCTTCGAACTCATGATCATCCTGGCGTTCGCGCTGCTCATCTTCGGGCCGGACAAGCTGCCGCAGATGGGCCGGACGATCGGGCGCTTCATGGCGGAGTTCAAGCGGATGCAGTCCAGCATGGAGCAGCAGATCCGCGCCGAGATATACAAGAGCGGCCTGCCGATGGACGGCGACTTCACGGCCGCCGAGGCGCCCAAGTCCTCAGCCGCGAGCGCCGCGGCGACGGACGACGAGGAGGAGGAGGAGGAAGAGGAGTAG
- a CDS encoding SoxR reducing system RseC family protein, whose protein sequence is MSGIVENGVVTEVGEAGIQVRVTPSGSSCASCGHCATAGDGGMFMHDVADPFGVRVGDSVEVELPGGARLYASAISYALPVVGLILGYVAGFLLGRAAGWDPDATGALTAVASAAGTFMLGRRLAADVCGLERFRPRVRAIIGRSTIGPIDRSPGGRMNS, encoded by the coding sequence ATGAGCGGGATCGTAGAGAACGGGGTCGTCACGGAGGTCGGCGAAGCGGGCATCCAGGTTCGCGTCACGCCCTCGGGCAGCAGCTGCGCGAGCTGCGGGCACTGCGCGACGGCGGGAGACGGCGGCATGTTCATGCACGATGTCGCCGACCCGTTCGGCGTGCGCGTGGGCGACTCGGTGGAAGTGGAGCTGCCCGGAGGTGCGCGGCTCTACGCGTCCGCCATCTCCTACGCCCTACCGGTGGTAGGCCTGATCCTCGGCTACGTGGCCGGGTTCTTGCTCGGCAGGGCGGCGGGATGGGACCCGGACGCCACCGGGGCCCTGACCGCCGTGGCGAGCGCCGCGGGCACGTTCATGCTGGGACGCAGACTCGCCGCCGACGTGTGCGGCCTCGAGCGGTTCCGCCCCAGGGTGCGTGCTATAATCGGGCGTTCGACCATCGGTCCGATCGACCGCTCGCCGGGCGGCCGGATGAACTCGTAG